The proteins below come from a single Tenuifilum thalassicum genomic window:
- the secG gene encoding preprotein translocase subunit SecG yields MFTIIMTFVVIVSILLILIVLAQNPKGGGLSSTFAGSNQVMGARRTADFLEKATWYLAIALVALSLLATITQPKHGEEQKSVVESKVKENQPTALPEIPIPTEQSSDSAN; encoded by the coding sequence ATGTTTACGATTATAATGACATTTGTAGTGATAGTATCAATACTACTGATACTTATCGTTTTAGCACAGAATCCCAAAGGTGGTGGATTGTCATCGACCTTTGCTGGTTCTAATCAGGTGATGGGCGCTCGTCGTACAGCCGATTTCTTAGAAAAAGCAACTTGGTATTTAGCTATTGCATTAGTTGCGTTAAGTTTATTAGCTACTATTACTCAGCCTAAACATGGTGAAGAACAGAAGTCTGTTGTTGAGTCGAAGGTTAAAGAAAATCAACCAACTGCATTGCCAGAGATTCCAATACCTACAGAACAAAGTAGTGATTCAGCTAACTAA
- a CDS encoding pyridoxal phosphate-dependent aminotransferase has translation MPRISEKGLAMPASPIRKLVPYAEEAKRKGRKVYHLNIGQPDIPTPKEALDAVKNCDIKVVEYSHSAGIESYRRGLAKYYQNVGIDITHNDMIITAGGSEAITIAFLTCLNPGDEVIIPEPFYANYNGFAVQAGVVVKPIVSSIENDFALPPVEEFEKLITPKTKGIVICNPNNPTGYLYSKEELEQLATIVKKHDLYLFSDEVYREFCYDGNSHFSAMMLEGLENNVILMDSVSKRYSMCGVRIGALVTRNKEVIATAMKFAQARLSPPSFGQIAAEGALNTPAEYFKEVYDEYIKRRDFMVEALNKMEGVYCPKPKGAFYTVVKLPIDDSDKFAQWLLEHFEHNNQTVMLAPATGFYSTPGLGKNEVRIAYVLNVDDLKNAIECLDIALKQYPGRTL, from the coding sequence ATGCCAAGAATATCAGAAAAAGGATTAGCAATGCCTGCTTCCCCCATTCGGAAGTTGGTGCCATATGCCGAAGAGGCAAAACGTAAAGGAAGGAAGGTTTATCACCTTAATATTGGTCAACCCGATATTCCCACACCTAAGGAAGCCCTTGATGCCGTTAAGAACTGCGATATTAAAGTTGTTGAGTATAGCCACTCAGCGGGTATAGAGAGTTATAGAAGGGGGCTTGCCAAGTATTATCAGAATGTGGGAATTGATATCACCCATAACGACATGATTATTACTGCCGGTGGGTCTGAGGCAATTACAATTGCTTTTTTAACCTGCCTAAACCCTGGCGATGAGGTTATAATTCCTGAACCTTTCTATGCTAACTACAATGGCTTTGCAGTTCAAGCCGGAGTTGTAGTAAAACCAATTGTTTCTTCAATTGAGAATGATTTTGCGCTACCTCCAGTAGAAGAGTTTGAAAAGCTAATCACCCCAAAAACAAAGGGAATTGTAATTTGTAATCCAAATAATCCTACCGGTTACCTGTACTCTAAAGAAGAGTTAGAGCAACTAGCTACCATCGTTAAGAAACACGATTTATACCTGTTTTCCGACGAGGTTTACCGTGAATTCTGCTACGACGGCAATTCACATTTCTCAGCCATGATGCTTGAAGGCCTAGAGAATAATGTTATTCTAATGGATTCCGTTTCCAAGCGTTACAGCATGTGTGGTGTTAGGATTGGCGCACTTGTTACCAGGAATAAAGAGGTGATTGCTACAGCCATGAAATTTGCTCAAGCACGCCTATCACCACCTTCATTCGGACAGATTGCTGCTGAAGGCGCTTTGAATACACCAGCAGAGTACTTCAAAGAGGTTTACGACGAGTATATTAAACGTCGTGATTTTATGGTTGAGGCGCTTAATAAAATGGAGGGTGTTTACTGCCCCAAGCCAAAAGGTGCATTCTACACCGTTGTAAAGCTGCCTATTGACGATAGCGATAAGTTTGCTCAGTGGTTATTAGAGCATTTTGAGCATAACAACCAAACTGTTATGCTTGCTCCAGCAACTGGATTCTACTCTACACCAGGTCTTGGAAAAAATGAGGTTCGCATTGCATACGTATTAAATGTTGATGATTTGAAAAATGCAATTGAATGCCTCGATATAGCATTAAAGCAGTACCCAGGTAGAACCCTGTAA
- a CDS encoding sigma-54 interaction domain-containing protein produces MADMELQSIKQRFGIIGNNPLLNRAIDIARQVAPTDLSVLITGESGTGKEVFPQIIHSYSSRKHGTYIAVNCGAIPEGTIDSELFGHEKGAFTGATDSRKGYFEVADGGTIFLDEVGELPLSTQVRLLRVLETGEFIRVGSSKVQKTNVRVVAATNVNLVDAITENKFREDLYYRLNTVPITIPPLRDRKEDIPLLFRKFAVDFAEKYRMPPIVLDDEARKVLISYYWPGNVRQLKNVTEQISIIEQKRDIDAETLKRYLPDYSSSQLPTLFNKRGVVDEQTFATEREILYKILYDMRSDMNELKKLVFDLMRSGKVSAEQISSSPIFQDMNSSVNEPIISPTIARPSESKAFVKDLSDIQDTEEIQEETLSLEEKEKELIIKALEKHNGRRKLAAQDLGISERTLYRKIKEYKINL; encoded by the coding sequence ATGGCAGACATGGAATTACAAAGTATAAAACAACGTTTTGGGATTATTGGTAATAACCCGTTGCTGAATAGAGCAATTGATATTGCCCGACAGGTGGCACCAACCGATTTGTCAGTTTTAATTACAGGTGAGAGTGGAACGGGTAAGGAGGTGTTTCCTCAAATCATACATAGCTACAGTTCAAGGAAGCATGGAACTTATATTGCTGTTAACTGTGGTGCTATTCCCGAAGGAACAATTGATTCCGAACTTTTTGGACACGAGAAGGGCGCTTTTACTGGTGCAACCGATAGCCGAAAAGGATATTTTGAGGTTGCCGATGGAGGAACAATCTTTTTAGATGAGGTGGGAGAGCTACCACTCTCAACGCAGGTGAGACTACTGAGAGTTTTGGAGACTGGCGAATTTATTCGTGTTGGTTCATCAAAGGTTCAAAAAACAAATGTACGTGTTGTTGCTGCCACCAATGTTAATCTTGTTGATGCAATAACAGAAAACAAGTTCCGCGAAGACCTCTACTACCGTTTGAACACTGTGCCGATAACAATTCCCCCGTTGCGTGACCGTAAAGAGGATATCCCATTACTATTTAGAAAATTTGCTGTTGATTTTGCCGAGAAGTATAGAATGCCCCCAATTGTTTTAGATGATGAGGCACGTAAGGTACTTATTTCGTATTATTGGCCTGGGAATGTTCGACAACTTAAAAACGTTACTGAACAAATCTCAATAATTGAACAAAAAAGGGATATCGATGCTGAAACGCTAAAGCGTTACCTGCCTGATTATAGCTCATCGCAGCTTCCAACCCTCTTTAACAAAAGGGGTGTTGTTGACGAGCAAACCTTTGCCACTGAGCGTGAAATCCTCTATAAGATTTTGTATGACATGCGAAGCGATATGAATGAGCTCAAAAAGCTTGTTTTTGATCTAATGCGATCAGGTAAAGTATCGGCTGAGCAGATTTCTTCCTCGCCCATATTCCAAGACATGAATTCAAGCGTCAATGAGCCAATTATTTCTCCTACCATTGCACGACCATCCGAAAGTAAAGCTTTTGTTAAGGATTTAAGCGATATTCAGGATACTGAAGAAATTCAAGAGGAAACTCTTTCGCTTGAGGAGAAGGAGAAAGAACTTATAATAAAGGCACTAGAAAAACACAATGGTAGAAGGAAATTAGCTGCGCAAGATTTAGGGATATCAGAACGAACACTTTATAGGAAAATAAAAGAGTATAAAATTAATCTTTAG
- a CDS encoding IS30 family transposase → MKHLTLEQRYALKAYLDCGKTKSEIARALKVHKSTIYREISRNSSKRGAYNPDSANELAEERKERFCQNRRFDTSMQVKIDNWIKEEQWSPEQIKGHCDRNGIEMVSHERIYQYIRADKQAGGELHKHMRHKLKHRNRPVGGKRVVIKNKVSIDDRPAVINNKERFGDWEIDLIVGRNNKGAMVTLVERKTSMILIRKLEDGKDADGLANTVIRMLLPYKNSVKSITSDNGSEFARHEKIAKKLQADFYFAHPYSSWERGLSEYSNKLIRQYIPKKSNFDNFDSDFVKHVQHKINRRPRKTLHFSTPKTEFFNCVAFAC, encoded by the coding sequence ATGAAGCATTTGACATTGGAGCAAAGATACGCATTAAAAGCGTATTTGGATTGCGGGAAAACAAAAAGTGAAATAGCCAGGGCTTTAAAAGTTCACAAGAGCACTATTTATCGTGAAATAAGTCGCAATAGTAGCAAGCGAGGTGCTTATAATCCTGATTCTGCTAACGAGTTAGCGGAAGAGAGGAAAGAGCGTTTCTGTCAGAATCGCAGGTTTGATACAAGCATGCAAGTAAAGATAGACAATTGGATAAAAGAAGAGCAGTGGTCGCCTGAGCAAATAAAGGGACATTGTGATAGAAATGGAATTGAAATGGTATCTCATGAAAGAATATACCAGTACATAAGGGCAGATAAACAGGCTGGAGGGGAGCTGCATAAGCATATGCGGCATAAGCTAAAACACCGCAATCGTCCTGTTGGAGGGAAGCGTGTAGTTATAAAAAACAAGGTTTCCATTGACGATAGGCCTGCTGTAATAAACAACAAGGAGCGTTTTGGTGATTGGGAGATTGACCTAATTGTTGGGAGGAATAATAAAGGAGCAATGGTAACTTTAGTTGAAAGAAAAACATCAATGATTTTAATAAGGAAATTGGAGGATGGTAAAGATGCAGATGGACTTGCTAATACCGTAATTAGAATGCTACTGCCCTATAAGAACAGCGTAAAATCAATAACCAGTGATAACGGTTCCGAATTTGCCAGACATGAAAAAATAGCGAAAAAATTGCAGGCTGACTTTTACTTCGCTCATCCATATTCTTCTTGGGAAAGGGGATTAAGTGAGTACTCTAATAAATTAATAAGACAGTACATCCCTAAAAAATCAAATTTTGATAACTTTGATTCAGATTTTGTGAAACATGTACAACATAAAATAAACAGAAGACCAAGGAAGACTTTGCATTTTAGTACTCCAAAAACAGAGTTCTTTAATTGTGTCGCATTTGCTTGTTGA
- a CDS encoding LptE family protein: MIKRKVAALLILLFALLSQNSCKVSYTFTGASIPPEAKTFSVELFQNLASIVNPTLANYITEELKNRFLTQTSLSPVQDFGDFAFSGQIVTYNIAPSAIQGNEIAAQNRLTISVKVKFVNAIDPKQSFDKTFTQYAVFDSNQNFAQVEQSLVQEIVEKLVDDIFNAAASNW, from the coding sequence ATGATAAAACGCAAGGTTGCTGCTTTACTGATTTTACTTTTTGCTTTACTCTCACAGAATAGTTGTAAGGTTAGCTATACTTTTACAGGAGCTTCAATTCCACCCGAAGCAAAAACATTTAGCGTTGAACTTTTTCAGAACTTAGCAAGCATTGTTAACCCCACGTTAGCTAACTATATTACCGAGGAGCTTAAAAATCGATTTTTAACTCAAACGAGCCTTTCGCCTGTTCAAGATTTTGGCGATTTTGCATTTTCTGGGCAAATAGTTACTTACAATATTGCGCCTTCTGCAATTCAAGGTAACGAAATAGCTGCACAGAATAGGTTAACGATATCTGTGAAGGTTAAATTTGTAAACGCAATAGACCCAAAGCAAAGTTTTGACAAGACGTTTACCCAGTATGCTGTTTTTGATAGCAACCAGAATTTTGCCCAGGTTGAGCAATCGTTAGTACAGGAAATTGTAGAAAAATTAGTAGATGACATATTCAATGCAGCTGCATCAAATTGGTAA
- the ruvC gene encoding crossover junction endodeoxyribonuclease RuvC — protein sequence MTSARTILGIDPGTNVMGYGIIRCTGKNSAKLVVLGVIELKKFPDHYTKLKVIYERVQHLVDEYKPNEVAIEAPFYGKNVQSMLKLGRAQGVAMAAVLSRSIPIYEYAPRKIKMAITGVGSASKEQVAAMLKSILGEKDFDQKHLDATDGLAAAVCHFFQGEQSSNDGKARSWEDFIRKNPDRIKK from the coding sequence ATGACATCTGCAAGAACCATACTAGGAATAGACCCCGGAACAAATGTTATGGGCTATGGAATAATACGATGTACAGGTAAAAACTCAGCTAAACTAGTTGTTCTTGGAGTAATTGAACTTAAAAAATTCCCCGACCATTACACCAAGCTAAAGGTTATTTACGAAAGGGTTCAGCATTTAGTTGATGAGTACAAGCCTAATGAAGTGGCTATAGAAGCGCCTTTTTACGGCAAAAATGTTCAAAGTATGCTTAAACTTGGAAGGGCACAAGGAGTTGCCATGGCTGCAGTTCTTTCGCGCTCCATTCCAATCTACGAATATGCCCCTCGTAAAATAAAGATGGCAATTACAGGTGTAGGGAGCGCCTCAAAAGAACAGGTTGCTGCCATGCTAAAAAGCATCCTAGGAGAAAAAGACTTTGACCAGAAACATTTGGATGCAACCGACGGCCTAGCAGCTGCTGTATGCCATTTTTTCCAAGGCGAGCAATCTTCAAACGACGGCAAAGCAAGGAGTTGGGAAGATTTTATTAGAAAGAATCCAGACAGAATTAAAAAGTAA
- a CDS encoding T9SS type A sorting domain-containing protein — protein MKTKTFLLTIIGFGLSVFAEAQSDWIWLKHFTQSPNPNSTNELGIAQVEYLNSGDIYVYGSYKSTLTIDGTTKVGFPDASSTKLDIFLAKFDSNGNLTWINTIGGSGGDSPDAFVVDSYGNVYITGFYQGTCDFGSGNTLTSDGGNDGFIAKYNSDGIFQWVLNAAKGTSNERISAITLGKDGNLYVAGMSKSATFTVGDGTNQDVYTNSDSYVDLFLASFTPSGTYRWSKQIPGDNNSSLFRSIGIDESNNLYVGGALTGTLTIDGTPYTSVGSGDIILVKASSVDGTTLWVRKGGSLADDQLNSITVYDNSAYIIGYIQGTGTIDSTATFQSSQFQTVGGNDIFLAKYNLEGRLIWKRTIGSTGADVGYGLNVYNNILVATGYFSNSIDFNLNTITSGGGVDAGFFVFDVESNAVLANSVSGTLEDRGQGVALDTDYNVYLGGYFTSPTLTVGTNTLTNSASTYNDLFLTKYHNDFTATFTYKKDVSCNGGSNGALTVTPYFGQPPYTYSWLKDGIPFSATDSAITNISAGTYQVTVTDNNSNQSTVSYTIQEPTALNISKTITNVSCYGLQDGAIDITVSGGTQPYGYFWTSGNGNGHIIDSEDQSGLTAGDYDVQVTDANGCNISDNITVSQPAEIQISGSVTNITGAGNNGAVDITVSGGSGVFTNYSWVFGGSEIATTEDITGLNNGGEYTVTVADNSSCQNSKSFNVLDERVFHAWVTSKTDVKCKGDNTGEVTISYTDNIGAVSVLWSSGETTLTITNKPAGSYTATLIDDKGTPGDTSDDDTTTVNVDITEPAQILNGSITAYPTTCFGGNDGVLDLTPTGGTAPYSYSWNTTPVKTTQDINNLSAGTYQVTITDQNGCTAIKSADVTEPAEITFDFLATEPTCYNSYTGSLSVNNLTGGTAPYEYLWSNTLTSPTISNVKGGSYWLKVTDSKGCSKTNYTVLNQPTEISISHTENKPTCPESKNGSIGLTVSGGTPGYTYFWTGPDISSATDKDQINLGPGTYTVTVTDANSCTQQYQIELTSANPAPNAVLTSSDSDNSICTGDNVIFTATGGDTYEFFLNGLPIQGPGPGFSYSNSALADGDQVYAEVTSSAGCKALTNTITTTVNPLPTVTANASANPVCEGDGVTLTGSGAVSYSWDKGVNDGEEFYPTATDTYTVIGTDANGCQNTDQITVTVNPVPNAVINTTDPLEYCQGETISTTLNASPADGSYYQWLKDGGTIVGANTTTYTATEPGFYSFYVIKNGCTGISNEIEIVSHPLPTVTLADFSPVCEDASTITLTEGSPAGGVYSGTGVSGDTFDPATAGPGNHTITYTYTDGNGCQNSDSKDITVNPLPTVSLADFTPICEDASPITLTEGTPSGGVYGGTGVSGNSFDPTTAGPGNHTITYTITDGNGCVNSASKDIIVNALPSATISTTDPTNWCEGTPIDVTFTAETADSYQWLLNNTPIDGANGQTYNATSEGDYSLQATTNGCTAFGNTITITVQSVPSVSIATSDPTEWCDNETVSTTLTASPSDGQAYQWQKDGTNIDQATSFEYNAADAGTYRVVATFGGGCQATSNEITVTVNPSPNVDLPDDTIKIDASQQYTLDAGAGFVSYLWNDSSTEQTLLVDGSMRGLGTHKFWVTVTNEFGCSATDTAVVKVTSNNSVPTNSSLDFSIYPNPTNGQFNIKVSNFIPGRYRIEIYNSIGGLAFSKEFTLNSTSDEVRYNIKHLPKGLYYIRLGNETKKIIKKLILE, from the coding sequence ATGAAAACAAAAACATTTCTACTGACAATAATAGGATTTGGTTTAAGTGTATTTGCAGAAGCACAAAGCGATTGGATATGGTTAAAGCATTTCACTCAATCGCCCAATCCAAATTCAACAAATGAGTTAGGGATTGCTCAAGTTGAATATTTAAATTCTGGAGATATTTATGTTTATGGTTCCTATAAATCAACTTTAACTATTGATGGTACTACAAAAGTGGGCTTCCCCGACGCATCAAGCACTAAGCTTGATATCTTTTTAGCAAAGTTCGATTCTAATGGTAATTTGACATGGATCAATACTATTGGAGGAAGCGGAGGAGATTCTCCTGATGCGTTCGTAGTTGATAGTTATGGGAACGTTTACATCACTGGTTTTTATCAAGGAACATGTGATTTTGGGTCTGGAAACACTCTTACATCAGATGGTGGAAACGATGGTTTTATTGCTAAGTATAATTCAGATGGGATATTCCAGTGGGTTCTTAATGCTGCAAAAGGAACTTCCAACGAAAGGATTTCAGCAATAACCTTAGGAAAAGATGGCAACCTTTATGTTGCTGGCATGTCTAAAAGTGCAACATTTACAGTTGGCGATGGCACCAACCAGGACGTATACACTAACAGCGATTCATATGTCGACCTGTTCCTTGCAAGTTTCACCCCATCGGGAACTTATCGATGGTCAAAACAAATCCCTGGTGACAACAACTCCTCTCTTTTTCGCTCCATTGGCATAGATGAGTCTAATAACCTTTATGTTGGAGGTGCATTGACTGGCACTCTTACCATTGACGGAACACCCTACACATCAGTTGGAAGTGGCGATATCATTTTAGTTAAAGCCAGCTCTGTTGATGGAACCACCCTCTGGGTGCGTAAAGGTGGTAGCCTGGCAGATGATCAGCTTAATAGTATAACAGTTTACGACAATTCTGCTTATATTATCGGATATATTCAAGGTACAGGAACAATTGACAGTACAGCAACCTTTCAATCATCACAATTCCAAACAGTTGGTGGCAACGACATATTTCTAGCGAAATATAACCTTGAAGGTCGCCTTATTTGGAAACGAACCATCGGATCAACAGGTGCTGATGTTGGTTATGGACTTAATGTTTATAACAACATCCTTGTAGCCACAGGTTACTTCTCAAACTCAATCGATTTTAACCTGAACACAATTACATCGGGTGGAGGTGTTGATGCAGGTTTTTTCGTGTTTGATGTTGAGTCCAATGCTGTTCTTGCTAACTCTGTTTCAGGAACATTAGAAGATCGTGGACAGGGAGTTGCCTTAGATACAGATTACAATGTGTATTTAGGGGGGTATTTTACTTCTCCCACACTTACCGTTGGAACAAACACATTAACCAATTCGGCCTCCACATATAATGATTTATTCCTAACTAAGTACCATAACGATTTCACGGCAACATTCACCTACAAGAAAGATGTTAGCTGTAATGGTGGAAGTAACGGTGCCCTAACGGTTACTCCCTATTTTGGGCAACCCCCATACACCTATTCCTGGCTAAAAGATGGGATCCCATTTTCTGCCACAGATTCTGCTATTACCAACATCTCCGCAGGAACATATCAGGTAACTGTAACCGATAATAACTCAAATCAATCAACAGTTAGCTATACTATTCAAGAACCCACAGCTTTAAATATTAGCAAGACAATTACCAATGTGAGCTGCTATGGCTTACAAGATGGCGCAATCGACATAACTGTTAGCGGTGGCACACAGCCTTATGGTTACTTTTGGACCTCGGGCAATGGAAACGGGCATATAATTGATAGCGAAGACCAATCAGGGCTCACAGCAGGAGATTATGATGTTCAGGTCACCGATGCCAATGGTTGTAATATCTCCGATAATATTACAGTATCCCAACCAGCAGAAATTCAAATTAGTGGAAGCGTAACAAACATAACTGGTGCAGGAAACAATGGCGCCGTTGATATTACCGTTAGTGGAGGTAGCGGAGTATTTACTAACTACTCTTGGGTATTTGGAGGTTCAGAAATTGCAACAACCGAAGACATCACAGGTTTAAATAACGGTGGCGAGTATACCGTAACAGTAGCCGACAACTCATCGTGTCAAAATTCTAAATCTTTTAATGTGCTTGATGAAAGGGTTTTCCACGCATGGGTCACAAGCAAAACCGATGTAAAATGTAAAGGCGATAACACGGGTGAGGTAACTATCTCATATACTGACAATATTGGCGCTGTCTCAGTTCTTTGGTCAAGTGGTGAGACAACCCTAACAATTACAAACAAACCAGCAGGCAGCTATACTGCCACACTTATCGACGACAAAGGTACACCTGGTGATACAAGCGACGACGACACAACAACAGTTAATGTAGATATAACAGAACCAGCACAAATTCTTAACGGGTCAATTACTGCATACCCAACAACTTGTTTTGGTGGAAATGACGGAGTTCTTGACTTAACCCCAACAGGAGGAACTGCACCCTACTCCTACTCATGGAATACCACACCGGTAAAAACAACCCAAGACATCAATAATCTTTCAGCTGGCACTTACCAAGTAACTATAACAGACCAGAATGGATGCACAGCAATTAAAAGTGCAGATGTTACAGAACCTGCCGAAATCACATTCGATTTTCTAGCAACTGAACCTACATGTTACAACTCTTATACTGGATCATTGAGTGTTAATAATCTTACAGGTGGAACGGCACCTTATGAATACCTATGGTCTAACACCCTTACTTCACCTACCATTTCAAACGTAAAAGGAGGGAGTTACTGGCTAAAAGTAACCGATAGCAAGGGTTGCAGTAAAACAAACTATACTGTCTTAAATCAACCTACCGAAATCTCAATTTCGCATACAGAAAATAAGCCGACCTGCCCAGAGTCGAAGAATGGGAGCATTGGCCTTACAGTTAGTGGAGGTACCCCAGGATATACATATTTCTGGACTGGTCCAGATATTAGTAGTGCCACAGACAAGGATCAAATCAACCTAGGACCTGGAACATATACAGTAACAGTTACCGATGCTAATTCTTGCACTCAACAGTACCAAATAGAGCTCACTTCAGCAAACCCTGCGCCTAATGCGGTGCTCACAAGCAGCGATTCCGATAATAGCATCTGTACAGGCGATAATGTTATTTTTACTGCTACAGGTGGCGACACCTATGAGTTTTTCCTAAATGGATTACCCATTCAAGGACCTGGACCTGGATTCAGCTATAGTAACTCAGCTTTAGCCGATGGCGATCAGGTTTACGCTGAGGTAACATCAAGCGCGGGCTGCAAAGCGCTAACTAACACTATAACTACAACCGTTAATCCATTACCTACAGTTACTGCAAATGCTAGCGCAAACCCAGTTTGCGAAGGCGATGGTGTAACCTTAACAGGTAGTGGCGCCGTTAGCTACTCTTGGGATAAAGGCGTAAATGATGGCGAAGAGTTTTACCCAACTGCAACCGATACTTATACAGTAATTGGCACCGATGCGAATGGTTGTCAAAATACAGATCAGATTACTGTAACCGTAAACCCAGTGCCCAATGCCGTAATTAACACCACCGATCCTTTAGAGTATTGTCAAGGGGAAACAATCAGTACCACACTAAACGCCTCGCCAGCAGATGGATCATATTATCAGTGGTTAAAAGATGGGGGAACAATTGTTGGTGCTAACACAACAACCTATACAGCTACTGAACCAGGATTCTATTCGTTTTATGTCATTAAGAATGGATGTACAGGAATAAGCAATGAAATAGAAATAGTTTCTCATCCACTTCCTACTGTAACCCTTGCCGACTTTTCACCAGTTTGTGAAGATGCATCGACCATAACACTTACCGAAGGCTCCCCTGCTGGTGGTGTTTACTCAGGAACTGGAGTTTCTGGTGATACCTTTGATCCTGCAACTGCAGGCCCAGGGAATCATACTATTACTTACACTTACACCGATGGCAATGGCTGCCAGAACTCTGATTCTAAAGATATTACTGTCAATCCACTTCCAACTGTTTCGCTTGCCGATTTCACACCAATTTGTGAGGATGCATCTCCTATCACACTAACAGAGGGAACTCCATCAGGTGGAGTTTATGGCGGAACGGGGGTTTCTGGCAATTCATTTGATCCTACAACTGCAGGACCAGGAAATCATACAATTACATATACCATTACCGATGGAAATGGATGTGTAAACTCAGCCTCAAAAGACATAATTGTCAACGCGTTACCTTCGGCCACCATATCAACAACAGATCCAACTAACTGGTGCGAAGGCACCCCAATTGATGTAACCTTCACAGCTGAAACTGCCGATAGCTACCAGTGGTTATTAAACAACACCCCAATTGATGGAGCAAATGGTCAAACCTATAATGCCACTTCAGAAGGCGATTACAGCCTACAGGCAACAACCAATGGTTGTACGGCATTTGGAAATACTATAACCATAACTGTGCAAAGTGTACCTTCGGTTTCTATAGCCACATCCGATCCAACAGAATGGTGTGATAACGAAACGGTTAGCACAACACTCACCGCTTCACCAAGTGATGGTCAGGCTTACCAATGGCAGAAAGATGGCACAAATATCGACCAGGCAACAAGTTTTGAATATAATGCCGCAGACGCAGGAACATATCGAGTTGTTGCTACCTTTGGTGGTGGATGTCAAGCTACTTCAAACGAGATAACAGTTACAGTAAACCCTTCACCTAATGTTGATTTACCCGACGATACTATTAAAATTGATGCTTCGCAACAGTACACACTTGATGCAGGGGCAGGCTTTGTATCGTACTTGTGGAACGACTCCTCTACAGAGCAAACCTTGCTTGTAGATGGAAGCATGAGGGGGTTGGGAACTCACAAGTTCTGGGTAACTGTTACCAATGAGTTTGGTTGTAGCGCTACAGATACAGCTGTTGTTAAGGTAACATCAAACAACTCAGTTCCTACAAATAGTTCACTCGACTTTAGCATTTATCCAAACCCAACAAATGGTCAGTTCAATATAAAAGTCTCGAACTTTATTCCTGGCAGATACCGAATTGAAATTTATAACTCAATTGGAGGCTTAGCATTCAGCAAAGAGTTTACGCTAAACTCTACTAGCGATGAAGTACGCTACAACATTAAGCACTTACCAAAAGGCTTGTACTACATACGATTAGGTAACGAAACTAAAAAAATCATCAAAAAGCTAATTCTTGAGTAA